A single Metarhizium brunneum chromosome 5, complete sequence DNA region contains:
- the prlL_6 gene encoding MFS transporter prlL, with the protein MSSVPSLDVPGLESVDISDKAMERRIVRKQDFRILPWVVVTYLLNYLDRVNLGNARTLNNDTPEDNIVVQLNLTGQRYNVAVALFFVPYVLMEFPSNILLKYFSPSRWISRIMVSWGIITICTAAVTTYGGLLAVRMALGLAEAGFFPGMMMYLCFWYKPEERATRMAIFATSVSVAGAFGGLLATGISFLNKKAGLSGWQWLFILEGIPAVIVGVMVWFYLPDYPQTSSWLTPEERAFAVKRLGPYAPSMGDKHWDSDVAKKTLIDPWFWLFAAHYFLMTNSLNAFGYFAPTIVAALGYKGYEAQLLTVPPNVVAMVIVIGTCIHSDKTRERPRHILGALGFLATGYLLLAVVSQRGVRYFAICIIACTNAAVLPFVAYRTATVQGSTATALATGGMIAIANCGGISSPFLFPSSDSPMYSRGNWTIFAFLMAAALLTIYMWYKLGSHAAYRTGERDDEGNMEVLDATPSNANDRMNKAFGISKLNDVDN; encoded by the exons ATGTCGTCCGTGCCGTCATTAGACGTGCCGGGGCTCGAGTCTGTCGACATATCGGACAAAGCTATGGAGCGCCGCATCGTCCGCAAACAAGACTTTCGGATTCTGCCGTGGGTGGTTGTCACATATCTCCTAA ACTACTTGGACAGAGTCAACTTGGGCAATGCTCGAACCCTCAACAATGACACCCCAGAAGACAACATAGTTGTGCAGCTCAACCTCACGGGTCAGCGGTACAATGTTGCCGTGGCTCTATTTTTCGTCCCATACGTCCTGATGGAGTTTCCTTCCAATATCCTGTTAAAATACTTCTCCCCCAGCCGCTGGATATCCCGCATCATGGTCAGCTggggcatcatcaccatttGCACGGCCGCCGTCACAACCTACGGCGGCCTTCTAGCCGTACGCATGGCCTTGGGTCTTGCTGAGGCTGGATTCTTCCCCGGGATGATGATGTACTTGTGCTTCTGGTACAAGCCCGAGGAGCGGGCAACCCGAATGGCCATATTTGCAACCTCGGTTTCAGTTGCAGGCGCCTTTGGGGGTCTGCTCGCCACGGGGATTTCATTTCTCAACAAAAAGGCTGGACTGTCTGGCTGGCAGTGGCTTTTCATCCTCGAAGGAATCCCGGCTGTAATTGTCGGCGTCATGGTGTGGTTCTACCTCCCTGACTATCCTCAGACATCTTCGTGGTTGACACCTGAAGAACGAGCTTTTGCTGTGAAGCGTCTCGGGCCGTATGCGCCGTCCATGGGGGACAAGCATTGGGACAGTGACGTTGCGAAGAAAACCCTGATTGATCCTTGGTTTTGGCTGTTCGCCGCACATTACTTTCTCATGACAAACTCCCTGAATGCATTCGGCTATTTTGCCCCGACGATTGTGGCAGCACTTGGCTACAAGGGCTACGAAGCCCAGCTGTTGACGGTGCCGCCAAACGTagtggccatggtgattgTTATTGGGACATGTATTCACAGTGACAAGACTAGAGAGCGGCCGCGACACATTCTTGGCGCTTTGGGGTTCCTGGCGACGGGGTATTTGCTGCTGGCTGTTGTCTCGCAGCGAGGGGTTCGGTATTTTGCAATTTGTATTATTGCTTGCACAAATGCGGCTGTCCTACCTTTTGTTGCG TACCGAACGGCGACGGTGCAAGGCTCAACAGCAACTGCGCTTGCGACGGGCGGAATGATTGCCATCGCCAATTGTGGAGGAATATCGTCACCGTTCCTTTTCCCCAGCAGCGACTCACCGATGTACAGCCGGGGCAATTGGACCATTTTCGCATTTCTCATGGCCGCCGCTCTCTTGACCATATATATGTGGTATAAACTGGGAAGCCATGCTGCATATAGGACCGGTGAAAGAGATGATGAAGGCAACATGGAGGTTTTGGATGCCACGCCGTCCAATGCCAACGACCGTATGAACAAGGCCTTTGGAATTTCCAAGTTGAATGACGTGGATAACTAG
- the FAXDC2_3 gene encoding Fatty acid hydroxylase domain-containing protein 2, giving the protein MIGRLAAFWHGCPAGLKEAYTSFAVQSLIALAYSLNRYIGHAASRPGIRRFVPWAVLNLTATFVVHLACLRALSPDYRRSISVTGFPTARGFVLEVLGSLLVFEVLFYYIHRLMHTRLFYRPVHAMHHRMTDKVCLGAFYVHPVEFLMVGFGAFMGAVALTRTHFPTMLFLGVVAELAGLYFHELGEVSGVMSHESHHVRGAKNFGSIGLMDMLHGTFMKTYCLFLHVR; this is encoded by the exons ATGATCGGACGGCTGGCCGCGTTTTGGCACGGCTGCCCTGCCGGACTCAAGGAGGCGTACACCAGCTTCGCGGTGCAGAGTCTCATCGCGCTCGCATACTCGCTGAACCGTTACATCGGGCACGCGGCCTCCCGGCCGGGAATACGGAGGTTCGTCCCCTGGGCCGTGTTGAACCTGACGGCCACGTTTGTCGTGCACCTCGCCTGCCTGCGCGCGCTGTCGCCCGACTACCGCAGGAGCATCTCCGTGACGGGCTTCCCGACGGCGCGCGGCTTCGTGCTCGAGGTGCTCGGCTCGCTGCTCGTCTTCGAGGTCCTCTTCTACTACATCCACCGCCTGATGCACACGCGCCTCTTCTACCGCCCCGTCCACGCCATGCACCACCGCATGACGGACAAGGTCTGCCTCGGCGCCTTCTACGTCCACCCGGTGGAGTTTCTCATGGTCGGCTTCGGCGCCTTCATGGGCGCCGTCGCCCTGACGCGCACGCACTTCCCGACCATGCTGttcctcggcgtcgtcgccgagctggccggCCTGTACTTCCACGAGCTGGGCGAGGTGTCCGGCGTCATGAGCCACGAGAGCCATCACGTCCGGGGTGCCAAGAACTTCGGCTCCATTGGCTTGATGGACATGCTGCACGGAACCTTTATGAAGACTT ATTGCTTGTTCCTGCATGTGCGATGA